The sequence AAGAACTGTATGGCGATGATCCGATTATGAAGGAATTTATTGACATTTTGCCGGATTCGAATTCGCGGCCTCCGATTGCAAGCGGGCAATTGTTATGGAACGAGCTCGACCGGGCAGTGGAGTATGCGATCCACGGCAGAGACGAGCCCCAGGCGTTGCTTGACAAAGTCGCTAAAAAAGTGGCCGAAGAGGAAAATTAGGAGGGTGGATGATGGCAAAATTGGAAACGGGAAAGGCGCCGAGAGTACGGGTAAGCCGCAAGCGTTCGAATGAAAGTTTAGCTGGTTGGCTGTTTGCGTTGCCTTGGATCATTGGGCTTTTGCTTTTTTTCGCATACCCTTTGATTTCTTCAATATATTACAGTTTTACGGATTACAGCATTTTGCAAAGCGGCAAATTTATTGGCTTGGCTAATTACCGCGAGTTGTTTCAAGACGAGTTGTTTTGGATTTCGATTTACAATACCATTTATTTTGCTGTTTTATTCGTCCCCCTGAGCATTATCTTTGGCGTTGCTTTGGCGATGGTGCTGAATATGAGGGTGCGTGGCATGGCTGTGTACCGGACGATTTTCTTTTTGCCGACTCTTGTTCCCCATGTCGCATTGGCGATCTTATGGATTTGGCTGTTAAATCCACAATTCGGGTTGGTCAACGCTGTTCTAGACTGGTTCGGCATACAAGGGCCGCCTTGGCTTGGCAGCACATTTTGGTCAAAACCGGCATTGATCTTGATGTCGCTTTGGGGGATTGGACAAGCGGTTATCATTTACTTGGCTGGCCTTAGCGATATTTCGCAAGAGTACTATGAAGCAGCGGAAGTGGATGGCGCAAGCTTTCTGCAAAAGACGTTTTACATTACGCTGCCGTTGTTGACGCCTGTGATTTTCTTCAATTTGGTGATGGGCTTTATCGGGGCGTTCCAGCAGTTCACATTACCTTATACGATGACCCAAGGTTCTGGAAGCCCTGCTGATTCATTGACATTTTACGTCATGTATCTGTATGACAACGCGTTTAGTTATTTCCGGATGGGCTATGCATCGGCAATGGCATGGATTTTGTTCGTCATCATTATGGCATTGACGGCCATCGTCTTTTGGAGTTCAAAACGATGGGTCCATTACCAAGGCGATTAGGAGGTGCCGCATGAACACATTGGCAAAAAAACGATTAAAAAGCATCTACGCCCATACCATTTTAATTCTTGCATCGATTTTGTTTTTAGTTCCGTTTGTATGGATGGTGTCTACTTCTTTTAAGCCGATTACGCAAGTCTTTACGTTTCCGCCAGAATTTTTGCCGCGGCCTTTCCAATGGGAGAATTATATTGAAGCAACGAAGTATATTCCGTTTTGGACATACACATGGAACACTGCCGTTATTACAGGATTAAGCACACTCGGAGTCGTTCTTTCCTGCCCCCTAGTAGCCTATAGTTTTGCAAAGCTCCGATGGCGTGGCCGCAATACGTTGTTTGCGATTACGATTGGCGTCATGATGATTCCGACACAGGTGACGATGATACCGCTCTTCTTGCTTTTTAACCAGTTAGGCTGGGTGGGAACAAACTTGCCATTGATTGTGCCAGCTTTTTTCGGTATCCCTTTTTCGATTTTTCTGTTGCGGCAATTTTTTAAAGGCCTTCCTGACACATTACGGGAAGCTGCAAAAATTGATGGGGCCAGCGAATGGCGCATTTATTGGCAAATTATGTTTCCATTAGCCAAGCCTGCTGTGTTAGCAGTCGCGCTGTTCCAATTTATGGCGGCGTGGACCGATTTTCTTGGACCGCTTATTTACTTGACTGATGAAGCGGCCTATACATTGTCGCTCGGGCTCCAGCAATTCCAAAACCAGCAAGGTTCTCAGTGGCATATGATGATGGCCGTTTCGACGCTGATGACGTTGCCGATTATCGTGTTATTCTTCTTTATGCAAAAAACGTTTATTCGCGGGATCACGTTTACAGGCATCAAAGGCTAAACCACAATGAGGGAAAAACAAAACGCGGTTTTACACAACGAAGAACAAGTGCGTGTGGCTAGAATCGCCTATAGTAGAAGCATAGGGGGCGATACGGGTGAACGAAAAACTTGCAGTAACGGTATTTACTGTTCGTGAACAGTTAAAAACGGTCGGCATTGGCCCAGTTTTTAAAGAGCTTGCGCAAATGGGCTATAAAGGGCTGCAATTGTCAGGGTTGCCAGCAGGCTATGACCAAGATGAAGTCGCTTACCATTTAAAGGCTAACAATGTGGTCGCTGCCGGAATGCATGTGCCATTTGCTCGCTTAACGAATGAGCTTGACCTTGTGCTGAAAGAGGCACAGAAATACGGGACAAACGCTTTGTTCTGCCCATATTTGCCTGAAGAGCTGCGGACGGAGGAAGGGTACCGGGCCGTTAAGGAAGGGCTAAATAAAGTGGCGCAACAGGCGCCTGATTTTCAAATTGGTTTCCATAACCATGCTTTCGAGTTTGAGACAACGATCGATGGTCAAGATGCGCTTAGCTATTTGCTTGAACCGAGCCAAGATAACCGCATTCTAGCTGAAATTGACGTCTACTGGGTTAAAAAAGGCGGCCGCGATCCATACGCATTTATTCAGACGTACAGCGGGCGAATGCCGATGATTCACTTGAAAGACATGACGAAAGACGAAGAAGAGACATTTGCCGAAGTTGGAGAAGGGTCGATTCCCTTTTTGCCGATTTTGCAATGGGGCGAACAAAATGGAGTAGAGTGGTATGTTGTCGAACAGGATGTATGCAAAAGGGATCCGATGGACAGCTTGCGCATAAGCTTCGCCAACTTACAGCGATTGGCGGCACAGCTTTAACGACGAATGTATTCTGGCTAAGCATTGGCTTAGCCAGACATGCTTTGGCGCTTGTATTGAGCAGGCGTGATGCCTGTGAATTGTTTAAACACTTTTGTAAAATGGGACGGATAATGAAAGCCAACTTGGTAGCAAATATCGGTAATGCTGGCGTCGCTTACGAGAAGTTCAATTTTCGCTTGGTTGACTCGCCGCTGATACAAATATTTAAAAATCGTTACGCCTGTCATTTCTTTAAACACTTTCGACAGATGGTATTTGCTGACGTGAAGTGCCTCTTCTATCGTTTCAAGGCCGAGATGTTCCTGATAATGGCTTTCAATAAAAGAGACGACCGCTTGGACGGTCTTTTCTTTTTGGCTCATTTCCCCCTTAGGGAGCTCGTGCTGTGACGTGCCCCAATAGGAGCAAAGATAAAGGAGAAGATCCATAAAAGCTAACTG is a genomic window of Shouchella clausii containing:
- a CDS encoding carbohydrate ABC transporter permease; this encodes MAKLETGKAPRVRVSRKRSNESLAGWLFALPWIIGLLLFFAYPLISSIYYSFTDYSILQSGKFIGLANYRELFQDELFWISIYNTIYFAVLFVPLSIIFGVALAMVLNMRVRGMAVYRTIFFLPTLVPHVALAILWIWLLNPQFGLVNAVLDWFGIQGPPWLGSTFWSKPALILMSLWGIGQAVIIYLAGLSDISQEYYEAAEVDGASFLQKTFYITLPLLTPVIFFNLVMGFIGAFQQFTLPYTMTQGSGSPADSLTFYVMYLYDNAFSYFRMGYASAMAWILFVIIMALTAIVFWSSKRWVHYQGD
- a CDS encoding carbohydrate ABC transporter permease; translated protein: MNTLAKKRLKSIYAHTILILASILFLVPFVWMVSTSFKPITQVFTFPPEFLPRPFQWENYIEATKYIPFWTYTWNTAVITGLSTLGVVLSCPLVAYSFAKLRWRGRNTLFAITIGVMMIPTQVTMIPLFLLFNQLGWVGTNLPLIVPAFFGIPFSIFLLRQFFKGLPDTLREAAKIDGASEWRIYWQIMFPLAKPAVLAVALFQFMAAWTDFLGPLIYLTDEAAYTLSLGLQQFQNQQGSQWHMMMAVSTLMTLPIIVLFFFMQKTFIRGITFTGIKG
- a CDS encoding sugar phosphate isomerase/epimerase family protein, with translation MNEKLAVTVFTVREQLKTVGIGPVFKELAQMGYKGLQLSGLPAGYDQDEVAYHLKANNVVAAGMHVPFARLTNELDLVLKEAQKYGTNALFCPYLPEELRTEEGYRAVKEGLNKVAQQAPDFQIGFHNHAFEFETTIDGQDALSYLLEPSQDNRILAEIDVYWVKKGGRDPYAFIQTYSGRMPMIHLKDMTKDEEETFAEVGEGSIPFLPILQWGEQNGVEWYVVEQDVCKRDPMDSLRISFANLQRLAAQL